In Trueperaceae bacterium, a genomic segment contains:
- a CDS encoding MarR family transcriptional regulator has protein sequence MAGTFDLEEQHWDLDAKLVAAAERLGQALRVMLRREAQRHGLSPIQLQVLVQVGQRAYPKRVGALAARFDVSAPTLSDAVAALEAKGLVRRRPGTDDRRAVELELTEDGREVAESAEGWAELARGLAAALPRESKLEAFETLTALIAGLQAEGVVTVARMCRTCRFLREGTDTPYHCALLDLPLRRDDLRVDCPEHEPCGERAVGGRRTSP, from the coding sequence GTGGCCGGCACGTTCGACCTCGAGGAACAGCATTGGGACCTGGACGCCAAGCTCGTGGCGGCGGCGGAGCGCCTGGGGCAGGCCCTCAGGGTCATGCTGCGCCGGGAGGCCCAACGGCACGGGCTCAGCCCGATCCAGCTCCAGGTGCTCGTCCAGGTCGGCCAGCGCGCCTACCCCAAGCGGGTGGGCGCGCTGGCGGCGAGGTTCGACGTCTCGGCGCCCACGCTCAGCGACGCCGTGGCCGCCCTCGAGGCGAAGGGTCTGGTGAGGCGTCGCCCCGGCACCGACGACAGGCGCGCGGTCGAGCTCGAGCTCACGGAGGACGGCCGCGAGGTCGCGGAGAGCGCCGAGGGGTGGGCCGAGCTGGCGCGCGGGCTGGCCGCGGCGCTGCCGCGGGAGTCGAAGCTGGAGGCCTTCGAGACGCTCACGGCGCTGATCGCGGGCCTGCAGGCCGAGGGAGTGGTGACCGTGGCGCGCATGTGCCGCACCTGCCGCTTCCTCCGCGAGGGCACCGACACGCCCTACCACTGCGCCCTCCTCGACCTCCCCCTGCGGCGCGACGACCTCCGCGTCGACTGCCCGGAGCACGAGCCGTGCGGGGAGCGGGCCGTCGGCGGCCGGCGCACGTCGCCGTAG